Part of the Myxocyprinus asiaticus isolate MX2 ecotype Aquarium Trade chromosome 17, UBuf_Myxa_2, whole genome shotgun sequence genome, aaagaaaatacaaaaaatgtgtgCTTTCTTTTGTGCCCAAGTGTACCATGAAATCCTCTGAAAGGAAATTTTGCAGCAGTGAATGACTCCTGTATAACATGAGTTTTTGGCAGATGTTCCAGTAGCATCCCCAGGAGCAAAGTTAATTGGCTATGACATATCTTAAGGCACCATTGTACAGTAGAGTACCCTTAAAAAAGATTCTGTTTTTTTAAGCAAAGACcctcatttttactttttttaacaaataaaaagtcacatgaaaagaaataatatgaaagaaattctgatTCTGACCACACAACAGTATACCCTTGCTGACTATGCTGAAAGGGGACTTAACTCCATTTGATTCTTTATGTCCTTCCCCTTGGTAAAAGAATCATCCAGCTCTTGTATAGGCTTTAAGGGCCatctgatgaaacaaaagcaTGAAATTGATTTTACATGTGGCAATGATTAATTTACAacatgttcatacatgtaaacccaacacaaagacagacataatGCTGTAATACATAAAGGGATTAAAGGTTACAGCAGTTCTTACAGTTAGAGTTCAATAAATGCAAGTAACATGATATGGTTCATagcacagcaaaaataaaataaaaagcataactttTCCCTACTAAGTCAAAACAGCAGTCAGTCAATACAactctatttaaagggatagttcacccaaaaatgaaaattctctcatcatttactcactttcatgccatcccagatgtgtatgactttctttcttctgctgaacacaaacaaaaatttttagaagaatatctcagctctacagGTCCTttcaatacaaatgaatggtggccagaatgttcaagctccaaaaatcacataaaggcagcataaaagtaatccataagactccagtggtttaatatatcaTCTGaaatgatgcaatcactttgggtgagaaacagatcaatatttcaatcattttttactataaatctccactttcacttttaatttcacattctgaaagtgaaagtggagatttaaagaaaaaaatgacttaaatattgatctgtttttaaccgacacctatcatatcggttcagaagatatggatttaaccactagagtaatatggattacttttacgctgcctttatgtgtgttttggagCTTAAAGGGTCTGGTCAACATTCAGTTGCACTGTGTGAACCTACAGagcatattcatctaaaaatcttaatttaagaGCTTAAGAAATTTacacacatctgggttggcatgagggtgagtaaatgatgagagaattatcatttttgggttaactatttaTTAAAATTTTGACCAATTGGATGCAAGAAAATTTTAACATCAAGCCCTACTTTTGTTATATAGATGGGGTGGCATGCTggttaaaataaaatgctgtctTGGTATGGCATTTACTCATAAGCTTTACTGATGCAGTGCCGCATACTAGTAACTGTAACAGCAGAAGCTCTGAGTCTGAAATACTGTCCCATTGGCCTCACAGGAATTCAAAATATTTCACATACATAATTATGCTAGTTTCGCCTGATCAGCAATGGCGCTGTAGACGGAAGCTTTTCAGGTCAAAGCTATCGGAATCAGCAGAACTCCAGGGCGATATCAGCTAGCCTTGATTGctttttgaatgtgtttttttggCATCTGCacacaaattatgccttttctgagaactaacttcacttttcttagccatttttgcaattactttaaaCCAACTGGAGTATTGACAttcaatgcaatgacattcatagaATTTGTATGTTTCAAAAAAGTGTAGCTTTAGTGTCCAAAAGCTACTTTTGGAGACACTACAGTATATAAGCGTTGTCCATTTGTGGACTGGTGAAgagaacattattatttttataaaatatctaaatgtaaatgtctaacTTGTAGAGTATCTCACCGTGCACAGCATAAGAGCTTGAGTCTGGGCTGTCGCTCACAGTCCTGCACTGTGTCTGGTAAAGGGATGCTGCTGGTCTCTGGGAGGAGCAGGCACAGAGCTGCACCAATGATTGGACCACTGCTGTAACAGATCATAGCTGGCAGAGGAATCTCACCTTCAGGGACCACCACTGCATTTATAATACAGGCCACTCGGTAACAAAGGCTAACCAGTCCGACACACTTCTGTCTGCATAAGGGAAAATGGGGAGGAAGAGACATCTAttcaatgtactgtacatatttcaTGAACAATTAAGATCTTCatggaaaataaattatatatagcaAATTTgccctattttatttatttatttttaattttgtctcACAGTTTACCAGATGCTTTCTTACTGAATTGAAATGCGTTTATTTCAGGGACAGAATTGCCcacaaaagtgtaaacactgtggctctgttttgcgatcaaaacattgctctgtttgagcatcttgaccagcctgacatagcaacattggctcaaccaacagcatgagtttggggtgggtctATCTGTTTTGTCCAACCAGTGGAAGACTGGGGATTGTTTGGGAAATaattttgaaaacagtaattatttttgcaattctgtttgttgagTGGCACTATAGTGGCAGTTAAAGTCATTAACCCTCTGTTTTATAAATTCTGTCAATCATTTATTACTCATAGCATGCAGCCCCCTCAGGTTACATATTATTTTCTTAAACAGTTGTGCAACATCTCATCTGAACACATCAGTGTAGGTGTGAGAAACGTGCTTATCTCTTACTACCTAGGTCCTTACTGTGGTTTGATTATATATCCATTACTGCCACTGTCACATTACACACAATATTATGTAACTGGGAGAAGAACTTTTTCTCACACTGTGGATCAACGAACAGTGCATACATTTGAATCAAGCTTTTGACCTCTGGACGTGTGATATAAAGAATACTCTTACTGATCAGTGCATACTTAAACactttatatgaatatatacaatTTCAATAAAAAGTGAGGAGAGCTGTGATATGCATATTTAGATACTTATTGGAATGTAAAGTATTAAAAGTCTCCTTGTTTACACAAACAAACTAAAATGCTTTCTTGCAAAGAATTATATGTAcagaaaacatgaacatggataACTCTAAGGGGGATTTTGAACTTGGAGACCAATTACCTAAGAACTGTTTTATCAGTGTGTACCTTATTACTGTTGGGAACAGCTCAATTCCATAGAGCAGAGAGACGCAGGTTGTAGACTGCATACACAGCTTGCCCATCAGTGCCAGCGTCATTACAAGGACAGGCATGTCTGGTCAGAAAGAGAGAATTGCAAACAATTTAAATCTTTGCAGTTGGTTGTAAGGATATCTGTTATATTGTGATTTACTTAGTTATCATAAACCTATGGCATCTACACTGATCAAAATCATGATTTATGACATTTGATCGTCATCTACAGACTCATGCTCATGTATCAGATTTCAGTGACTGTGTCCCTCACCACAGAACTTGGAGACGAGGAGGGAGAGCATACAGGAAATGCCACTGAGGAACAGAGATCCCATGCTGAAAGGCCTGCGGCCCCATCGCTTCAGCAGAAATGGAAGCAGCAAAGAGGGAGACTCTGATAGTCCAGAGAAAAACTGTGCCAAATAGATATTTACTCCGAAACTTCCAACGCTAAAGCAGATCCCATAATAAGTGAGAGCTGAAGCAAAACTGTGAAAAAGAACATTAAATTTACATTAGAATAATCTATTAGACAGGTTCATATATAGTATGCAGCAGCTACTGCACAAGAACAGAAGGATTGTGTGGATAAAAAGAAGACATTTCTATAATAATCAATGATTATATAGATCTATGATATATCTATAAAATCTATTTCCATTAGTTGCAGAGAAAGAAGTTTATAGTCTTCAACTTGAGGACTGTCAGACTTGTCAGTGGGGTTTTTATGTAACAGCCCCTCAGTGCAAAGTTACATCACTCAGACATGCTACAGTATCTACTGAAAGACTGAGCTTTGAATAACAACTCATGTAAGACATTCCTCAGTGTGGAAGGTCACGTCCCTCTTTGCCTCATATTTAAAATTCCTCTAAATCTATGCACACATGTGTTAAACAGGGCATACATgtattattttgaaaatgcagcATAAATATTAACTACATTAACAAGTTTACTTACAAGACAAGTGAGAATGATCCATATAATGGAAATACTACTGCAGAAACACTAATACAGAAATTGCATTACCACAGATAAACATCCCTACCCAATGTAACTCATGACAAACAGACGCAGCAGTATGGTAGGTGAGGTAAAGTTGGTGAAATCGGACTCTGTTCCAGTGTAGATCTTCTCTGATTTGGGATTCTCATTGTCCATTGAGTCCAAAAGCTGTCAATAAAAAGTATTGGGTAATTCTGAAAGgaatatacaagttaagctcaatcaacagcatttgtggcataatgttgattatcacaaaaattatttcaacttgtccctccttttctttaaaagaagcaaaaatcgaggttacagtgaggcactgtaatggaagtgaatggaggcaatatttggagggtttaaaggcagaaatgtgaagcttataattttataaaagcacttctgttaaaactcatgtattatttgaactgtaaagttgtttaaatcatcatttttacagtcgttttagggtttgttgacattgtcatggcattgaagttgtaaaattcactatattgtaactttacacagaaaaggttaataagctattttatcacactaaaatcaagttaacatgcatattgtttatttcttgtgaccatacttttgaaatagtgagtattttaacgtttatggattggtccCATTGACTTCTACAGTATTTTAAGTGCCTtattggaacccagatttgtgcttttttttaagaaaaagaggtgcaagtcaaaatgtatttttgtggtaatcaatattatgtattgtattgaacccagaatattcctttaagttagaaTTAATGTACTTGTAGTGTATGTCAGAACACTTTCTACAAAAGTTTTTAGCAATTCTAATGTATCACTCTGTGCCTTACTATATCCAGGTAGTGCTTGTCCTCAGGACTTCGGTTTTTATACCCCACTAGAGTTTGCATCCTCTTATTTAACAGTAGCCATCTAGGAGATTCTGGAAGAAAGCT contains:
- the LOC127455467 gene encoding solute carrier family 22 member 6 isoform X1; this translates as MKTTEGACCLFIGPLQKQVYLIISLPIFFTAFTFFVDVFTLNVKYCGEDVKSKSLNHSVSDTNLSSITFTTRWTDNYSDPDSQGPTCQEENQFPHGQASYMTGLLIGSLFGGTLSDKYGKRSLLICCSVVHAVTTLIVAFLPYVPMYLTARCISGVACCAIHICTYSLGVEWSLPKYRIWPPTLLSFIFSLGMMGLASVAYLTNGWMQFHLALGIPQILFLPLYLLVELTQISIHHKVCYIIGKSDFFIFLFAIVSFLPESPRWLLLNKRMQTLVGYKNRSPEDKHYLDILLDSMDNENPKSEKIYTGTESDFTNFTSPTILLRLFVMSYIGFASALTYYGICFSVGSFGVNIYLAQFFSGLSESPSLLLPFLLKRWGRRPFSMGSLFLSGISCMLSLLVSKFCDMPVLVMTLALMGKLCMQSTTCVSLLYGIELFPTVIRQKCVGLVSLCYRVACIINAVVVPEGEIPLPAMICYSSGPIIGAALCLLLPETSSIPLPDTVQDCERQPRLKLLCCARWPLKPIQELDDSFTKGKDIKNQMELSPLSA
- the LOC127455467 gene encoding solute carrier family 22 member 6 isoform X3, encoding MKTTEGACCLFIGPLQKQVYLIISLPIFFTAFTFFVDVFTLNVKYCGEDVKSKSLNHSVSDTNLSSITFTTRWTDNYSDPDSQGPTCQEENQFPHGQASYMTGLLIGSLFGGTLSDKYGKRSLLICCSVVHAVTTLIVAFLPYVPMYLTARCISGVACCAIHICTYSLGVEWSLPKYRIWPPTLLSFIFSLGMMGLASVAYLTNGWMQFHLALGIPQILFLPLYFFLPESPRWLLLNKRMQTLVGYKNRSPEDKHYLDILLDSMDNENPKSEKIYTGTESDFTNFTSPTILLRLFVMSYIGFASALTYYGICFSVGSFGVNIYLAQFFSGLSESPSLLLPFLLKRWGRRPFSMGSLFLSGISCMLSLLVSKFCDMPVLVMTLALMGKLCMQSTTCVSLLYGIELFPTVIRQKCVGLVSLCYRVACIINAVVVPEGEIPLPAMICYSSGPIIGAALCLLLPETSSIPLPDTVQDCERQPRLKLLCCARWPLKPIQELDDSFTKGKDIKNQMELSPLSA
- the LOC127455467 gene encoding solute carrier family 22 member 6 isoform X2, with the translated sequence MKTTEGACCLFIGPLQKQVYLIISLPIFFTAFTFFVDVFTLNVKYCGEDVKSKSLNHSVSDTNLSSITFTTRWTDNYSDPDSGPTCQEENQFPHGQASYMTGLLIGSLFGGTLSDKYGKRSLLICCSVVHAVTTLIVAFLPYVPMYLTARCISGVACCAIHICTYSLGVEWSLPKYRIWPPTLLSFIFSLGMMGLASVAYLTNGWMQFHLALGIPQILFLPLYLLVELTQISIHHKVCYIIGKSDFFIFLFAIVSFLPESPRWLLLNKRMQTLVGYKNRSPEDKHYLDILLDSMDNENPKSEKIYTGTESDFTNFTSPTILLRLFVMSYIGFASALTYYGICFSVGSFGVNIYLAQFFSGLSESPSLLLPFLLKRWGRRPFSMGSLFLSGISCMLSLLVSKFCDMPVLVMTLALMGKLCMQSTTCVSLLYGIELFPTVIRQKCVGLVSLCYRVACIINAVVVPEGEIPLPAMICYSSGPIIGAALCLLLPETSSIPLPDTVQDCERQPRLKLLCCARWPLKPIQELDDSFTKGKDIKNQMELSPLSA
- the LOC127455467 gene encoding solute carrier family 22 member 6 isoform X4; the protein is MKTTEGACCLFIGPLQKQVYLIISLPIFFTAFTFFVDVFTLNVKYCGEDVKSKSLNHSVSDTNLSSITFTTRWTDNYSDPDSGPTCQEENQFPHGQASYMTGLLIGSLFGGTLSDKYGKRSLLICCSVVHAVTTLIVAFLPYVPMYLTARCISGVACCAIHICTYSLGVEWSLPKYRIWPPTLLSFIFSLGMMGLASVAYLTNGWMQFHLALGIPQILFLPLYFFLPESPRWLLLNKRMQTLVGYKNRSPEDKHYLDILLDSMDNENPKSEKIYTGTESDFTNFTSPTILLRLFVMSYIGFASALTYYGICFSVGSFGVNIYLAQFFSGLSESPSLLLPFLLKRWGRRPFSMGSLFLSGISCMLSLLVSKFCDMPVLVMTLALMGKLCMQSTTCVSLLYGIELFPTVIRQKCVGLVSLCYRVACIINAVVVPEGEIPLPAMICYSSGPIIGAALCLLLPETSSIPLPDTVQDCERQPRLKLLCCARWPLKPIQELDDSFTKGKDIKNQMELSPLSA
- the LOC127455467 gene encoding solute carrier family 22 member 6 isoform X5; amino-acid sequence: MTGLLIGSLFGGTLSDKYGKRSLLICCSVVHAVTTLIVAFLPYVPMYLTARCISGVACCAIHICTYSLGVEWSLPKYRIWPPTLLSFIFSLGMMGLASVAYLTNGWMQFHLALGIPQILFLPLYLLVELTQISIHHKVCYIIGKSDFFIFLFAIVSFLPESPRWLLLNKRMQTLVGYKNRSPEDKHYLDILLDSMDNENPKSEKIYTGTESDFTNFTSPTILLRLFVMSYIGFASALTYYGICFSVGSFGVNIYLAQFFSGLSESPSLLLPFLLKRWGRRPFSMGSLFLSGISCMLSLLVSKFCDMPVLVMTLALMGKLCMQSTTCVSLLYGIELFPTVIRQKCVGLVSLCYRVACIINAVVVPEGEIPLPAMICYSSGPIIGAALCLLLPETSSIPLPDTVQDCERQPRLKLLCCARWPLKPIQELDDSFTKGKDIKNQMELSPLSA